A portion of the Lolium rigidum isolate FL_2022 chromosome 1, APGP_CSIRO_Lrig_0.1, whole genome shotgun sequence genome contains these proteins:
- the LOC124647937 gene encoding xyloglucan galactosyltransferase KATAMARI1 homolog, protein MACSGLPVCMQIGTAPAMKPFSRDGNDGAERSGIVRPTRTLYLALLCAMFWAVLFILQQPKPAGFFSQLKIAPAFQLGLSDDKCAGRYVYMYDLPPRFNADLVRDCRSLTASTDVCKHAANDGFGPTITGGGEGGSLPETGAYDTDQFMLALIFHARMKRHECLTSDPAAAAAVYIPFYAGLDVMRYMGQESPDVAAREALPRDLVEWLLRRPEWRAMGGRDHFLLAGRGSWDFLREPGATGKGGNSLMTYPAIRNATVLTVEASPYHGFDFAVPFPSHYHASSDADVSSWQGRMRRAERRWLWGFAGASRPSSKRTVRSQIMEQCDRSSRCAMFDIDTSVAATPARTMQLLESAEFCVQPRGDAYTRKSTFDSILAGCIPVFFHPISAYLQYIWHLPRDYRSYSVFIHHGDVVDKNASIEEVLTKIPPAKVAQMREEVIRLIPTVMYRDPAAKGVTFKDAFDVAVDAVILRVAKRRRAAAEGRECWDSVDGGKSWKHDLLEDGENTTRPHEFDKYVYT, encoded by the coding sequence ATGGCATGCTCTGGTCTACCTGTCTGCATGCAGATCGGCACTGCACCAGCGATGAAGCCCTTCTCGAGAGATGGCAACGACGGGGCCGAGAGATCAGGCATCGTCCGGCCGACTCGGACACTCTACCTGGCACTGCTCTGCGCCATGTTCTGGGCCGTGCTATTCATCCTCCAACAGCCGAAGCCAGCAGGCTTCTTCTCCCAGCTCAAGATCGCGCCGGCGTTCCAGTTAGGGCTCTCGGACGACAAGTGTGCCGGCCGGTACGTGTACATGTACGACCTGCCGCCACGGTTCAACGCCGACCTCGTTCGCGACTGCCGCAGCCTCACCGCTTCCACCGACGTGTGCAAGCACGCGGCCAACGACGGGTTCGGCCCGACcatcaccggcggcggcgagggcggctcGCTCCCGGAGACGGGAGCCTACGACACCGACCAGTTCATGCTGGCCCTGATCTTCCACGCCCGGATGAAGCGGCACGAGTGCCTGACCtccgaccccgccgccgccgccgcggtgtaCATCCCGTTCTACGCCGGGCTGGACGTGATGAGGTACATGGGCCAGGAGAGCCCCGACGTCGCCGCCCGCGAGGCCCTGCCGCGTGACCTCGTGGAGTGGCTTCTCCGGCGTCCCGAGTGGCGCGCCATGGGTGGGCGCGACCACTTCCTGCTCGCCGGCCGTGGCAGCTGGGACTTCCTCCGCGAGCCCGGTGCCACCGGCAAGGGCGGCAACTCCCTCATGACCTACCCCGCCATCCGCAACGCCACGGTGCTCACCGTGGAGGCCAGCCCGTATCACGGCTTCGACTTCGCCGTGCCGTTCCCGTCGCACTACCACGCCTCCTCCGACGCCGACGTCTCCAGCTGGCAGGGTCGCATGCGGCGGGCCGAGCGCAGGTGGCTCTGGGGCTTCGCCGGCGCGTCCCGGCCAAGCAGCAAGAGGACCGTGCGCTCCCAGATAATGGAGCAGTGCGACAGGTCCAGCCGCTGCGCCATGTTCGACATCGACACGAGTGTAGCAGCCACGCCGGCCCGGACCATGCAGCTGCTGGAGAGCGCCGAGTTCTGCGTGCAGCCGCGCGGGGACGCGTACACGCGCAAGTCCACCTTCGACAGCATCCTCGCCGGCTGCATCCCGGTCTTCTTCCACCCCATCTCCGCCTACCTCCAGTACATCTGGCACCTGCCCAGGGACTACCGGAGTTACTCCGTGTTCATCCACCACGGTGACGTCGTCGACAAGAACGCCAGCATCGAGGAGGTGCTCACCAAGATACCGCCGGCCAAGGTGGCGCAGATGCGGGAAGAGGTCATCCGGCTCATACCAACCGTCATGTACAGGGACCCGGCGGCCAAGGGCGTCACCTTCAAGGACGCCTTCGACGTCGCGGTCGATGCCGTCATCCTCCGGGTGGCCAAGCGCCGGCGCGCCGCGGCTGAGGGCCGGGAGTGCTGGGACAGCGTCGACGGCGGCAAGAGTTGGAAGCATGACTTGCTGGAGGATGGGGAGAACACTACACGCCCACACGAGTTTGATAAATATGTGTAcacctaa